The sequence below is a genomic window from Deltaproteobacteria bacterium GWC2_55_46.
GTAACAGGTTTTATTTTTGAAGACGACGGCGAGGCAGTCGATTATGTAAGCGGGCTCTGTCCGGACTTCTCCAGATCAAGGTGCAGGCAGAGGTTCGAGGAAAGGTTCCTCGCGTCGAGAATGGCCGCCGACTACGTAAAGGCCTATGAGCTTTTGAAAGACGGGGGAAGTGGCGCATGGCTGCGGTCAGCAGGATAAAGGACTCGTTCTTTATTGTAGCCACTTCGACTGTAATAGACCCGCTGAGGCTCATACAGAAAGACGGCGACATATTCGGCATCTACGACAGGTTCGGCGACATACTGCCGCTCGGCAAAGGGGAGCAGGGGCTCTACTACAAGGGGACGAGGTTCCTCTCCCATTATGAGCTGAGGGTAAACGGACAGCGCCCGCTTTTTTTAAGCTCGAACACAGACGATGAAAACCTCCTCATGACGGTAGACCTCACCAACCCGGATATCTATTCCGGAACAGAACTCCTCCTTCGCAGGGATTCCATTCACATCATGCGCTCAAGGTTTCTTTCCTGCGGAAGGCTCATGGAGCATATCAGGGTGAAGAACTTCGGCGGAGAGCAGGCAAGCTTCACCCTTGAGATAGGCGCCGATTCTGACTTCGAGGATATCTTCGAGGTGAGGGGGCTCAAGAGGATCAGGCGGGGCGCGCTCCAGGAGCCGGAGTACGGCGAACGGGGGCTCAGGCTCTCTTACGACGGGCTCGACGGCGTGAGGAGGACTACCGCCTTTACCTTGACGCGCGCCCCGGACAGGATGGGCGACAACACCTTCGATTTCAGAGTGGACTTGAAGCCCGAGGCGGTGGAGGATATCTTCATCACCGCCGAGTGCGTGGAAGGGTTATCGCGCCATGAAAGCGGGGCCGACTTCGCGGGTGCTTTCGAAGAGGCGAAGAGGGCCTCGTCAGCCAGGAAGAGATCGAACGCCGGAATACAGACCTCGAACGAGCACTTCAACATCTCGATAAAAAGGTCGCTCGCCGACATCAACATGATGCTGACGGAGACCCCCCATGGCGTCTATCCCTATGGCGGCATCCCGTGGTACTGCACCCCGTTCGGGAGGGACGGGATAATAACGGCCATCGAGTGCCTCTGGATAAAGCCGGAGCTTGCCAGGGGCGTGCTCAAATACCTGGCGTCGATGCAGGCCACAGTGCTCGATAAGAAAAAGGCCGCAGAACCGGGCAAGATCATGCACGAGACCAGGCAGGGCGAGATGGCCGCGCTCGACGAGATACCGTTCAGCCTCTATTACGGCAGCGTTGACGCCACACCTCTCTTTGTCGTGCTTGCGGGAGTATACTGGAGGAGGACAGGTGACACCGCCCTTATAAAAAAGATATGGAAGAACATAGAGGCCGCGCTCGTCTGGATGGACAGATACGGAGACGTGGACGGCGATGGCTTTTTGGAATATGTCCCGCACGCGAAGGGCTTGAGGAACCAGGGCTGGAAAGACTCTCAGGACTCTGTCTTCCACAAGGACGGCGCGTTGGCCGAAGGGCCTATCGCCCTTTGCGAGGTCCAGGCCTATTTATACGCGGCCAAGAGGGAGGCCTCCGCCCTCGCGAGGCTCGTCGGCAAAGACGCGCTCTCTGAGAGGCTCAAGCGAGAGGCTGACGAGGTACGGCGCAGGTTCAACGAGTTATTCTGGGACGAGGAGCTTTCTACGTTTGTCCTTGCCCTCGACGGCGATAAAAAGCCATGCCGGGTGGTCGCCTCAAACGCCGGGCACGCGTTATTCGCCGGCATAGCCGATATCGACAAGGCCCATAGGGTAGCTGAGACACTTCTTTCAGATCCCCTTTTTTCAGGCTGGGGCATTCGGACCATCGGGGCGAAGGAGAAACGCTACAACCCCATGTCCTATCACAACGGGTCGGTCTGGCCGCATGACAACGCGCTTGTAGCCTTTGGGCTGGCGACTTACGGCTTTACAGGGCATTTCAACAAGGTCTTCTCCGGTATCTTCGACGCGGCGCTCTCTACAGAGCTTCAGAGGCTGCCGGAGCTATTCTGCGGCTTTCACAGAAGAGATGGCGTTGCCCCCACGCAGTACCCTGTCGCCTGCTCGCCGCAGACATGGGCTTCAGGCGCGCTCCTTCTCATGCTCCAGGCCTCTCTGGGAATATACTTCGAGGCCGACAAGAAGATGGTGATATTCAAGGAACCGGTGCTGCCGCAGTTCCTCACGTCTGTTTATCTTAAAAACCTCATGGTCGCCGGCCGCAAGGGGGTGGATATCCTCATATCAAGGTACGGGGAGGACGTTACGGTGGAGGCGCTCAAAAAACCCGATGACGTGCACATATTAATCATAAAGTAGCAAACGGTGAGGGCAGGGGAGAGGGGGAAAAGTCTGTCAAAAATGAGCAAGGCGAAGCAATCCCGGTTTCTTCGCCCCTTGACTTCGACCGAAAAAAGGCCAAAATAGATAATATGGAAAAGGTAAAGAAGACAGAGCAGGAATGGAAAAAGGTCCTTACGCCAGAGCAGTATAATGTGACGCGGAAGCAGGGCACCGAGAGGCCTTTTTCAGGCGAGTACGTCCACACGAAAGACAAAGGGGTCTACGCCTGCGTCAACTGCGGGCAGGAGCTCTTCAGCTCTGATGCGAAATACGAGTCGGGCACAGGCTGGCCGAGCTTCCGGGAGCCAGCCGGCCCTGAAAAGGTAAGCGCCAAAGAGGACAGGAGCCTCTTTACGGAGAGGACAGAGGTCCTGTGCTCACGGTGCGAGGCGCACCTCGGTCACGTCTTCGACGACGGCTCGCCACCGACCGGAAAAAGGTACTGCATCAACTCTGTCGCGTTGAAGCTTGTAAAGAAATGACACCCATTACCTGGGCAGGGGTCTCCAGCCGAGGGCCTCTGCTCTCTGTCTGGCCTCGAAGGCGAGGTCATCCTTTCCGATATTCGAGTAGGCCGCTGCAAGGTTGACCCATGGCTCCGGCTTGCCGGGCAGCAGGGGGATGGCCCTCATGAGGTCGTCGATAGCCTTGTCGAATTCACCGAGCGCGCCGTACGCGCCAGCTCTGTTGTTTAAAGCATAGGCGTCCTTCGGGTTAATGGATATGACCACGTTGAAGTCATCAATAGCCTCCCTGTGCCTTCCGGCTTCGTCAAGCGCAAGTCCCCTCATGTTGTAGGAGTGCACGACCTTTCCGGGATAGAGCTCTATCTGCCTGTTCCATAGCGCGATAGAGTCCTTCCAGAAGCCGGTCTGCCTTACTGTTACAGCGGAGAGCGCTACCAGTATAGCGAGCATCACCGCCAGGGCCGCGTAGAACGCCGCCCTGGTCTTATGAAGTTTGTGGAGGATGGTCCCGGCCCCCGCGCCCGCCAGAAGATACAGGCCGAGCATGGGCAGATAGGTATACCTGTCTGCCGCTGCCTGGCTTCCCACCTGCACAAGGCCTATTACCGGGAGAAGCGTTACGAGGTAATAGAGCCAGCCCGTTGCCGGGGCTTTTGTCCTTCTCAAGGCCAGCACGGAGACGATGGACACTGTCATGATAAGGGCCGCGGAGGCGTAAAAAGAGATGTCGAAAGGCTCGGCAGCCATCGGGTAGTACGGCGCGAGGCCCGCCGGGTAGATGGTCTTGAAGATGTAGAAGCCCACCCCGCGCACCGCGGTCACGCCCCTTTGCCATACGGAGGAGCTATCCAATGAGACGACCGCCGCCGCGGACTTCTGGACCAGGATGGTCGTTATCGCGGAGGCCGCGCTGAGCGCGATGAAAGGCGCTTTTTCGATGACGGCTTTGATGAGGCGGCCCCTGAGCCTGTCGAGCGGAAAGAGGTCGATAATAAGGAGGACCGCCGGGATGGTGACCGCCATGGGCTTGCTCATAAGCGCCAGGGCGAACAATACCAGGGCCGAGATATACCAGACGCCCCTTTGGGTGGCGGCGTACCTCAGGTAGGCCGATATAGTCAGGAGGAAGAAGAAGGCGCAAAGGAGGTCTTTCCTTTCAGATATCCAGGCCACCGACTCGACATGGGTCGGGTGTACCCCGAAGAGCAGGGCCGCGGCAAGGGCCGTGGTCCATATAATAACGCCCGGCAGCCCCTTACGTGCGGATGCGAGCCGGAAGGAGACTAAAAAGACCAGGGCTGTGTTGAGGGCGTGGAGGATGCTGTTGGTGAGGTGAAAACCGAACGGCTTGTTCCCCCATATCGCGAAGTCAAGGGTGTATGAAAGCAGCGTGAGGGGGAGCCAGTTGCCGACGGTTATCGATGTGAACGCTGCCTTGAGGTCGAGGGCGCGTATATAGGGGTTTTCGTATACATGCTCTGGGTCGTCCCAGTTCACGAACCCGTTGCCGAGGGATGGCGCGTAGACGGCAAAGGCTATGATGGCTGAAAGTAAAGCCGCGGCCAGGGCCGATGTTCTGATCTTTTTTTCGAGTGGCATAATAATAGGGCCCATTGCGCATATTATCCGGAAATGGAGGGTGAAATCAATCTTTTCAGGCGCCGCTCCTTTTCAATTGACAGCCCGAGAGCTGTTTTGCCATAATTGAAGGGACGAAAACAATCTACCGCAGCCGGACCTCTTTATGTTACATGGAAAAAAAGTAGTAGTCGTCCTTCCAGCGTATCACGCCGAGAAGACGCTTGTAATGACCTACAAGGATATCCCTATGGACGTCGTTGACGACGTCGTGCTCGTGGACGACTGCAGCGCCGACAACACCGTTGCCGAAGCCAGGAAGCTCGGCATCAGGAACGTGGTCGTGCATGAGAAGAACAAGGGGTACGGCGGGAACCAGAAGACCTGCTACACAAAGGCCCTTGCGCTCGGGGCGGATATCGTTGTAATGGTCCACCCCGACTACCAGTACGCCCCGAAGCTCATTACTGCCATGGCCTCGATGATAGCCTCTGGCGAGTATGACGTGGTTTTGGGCTCAAGGGTGCTTGGCACCGGGGCGCTGAAGGGCGGGATGCCGGTCTACAAGTACATCTCCAACAGGTTCCTGACGCTTGCCGAGAACCTCCTTCTCGGAGAGAAGATATCCGAGTACCACACAGGCTACAGGGCTTTCTCAAGGCAGGTCCTGGAGACATTGCCGCTCAACGAGAACTCGGATGATTTCGTCTTCGACAACCAGATGCTCGCCCAGTCAGTATGGTTCGGCTTCAGGATCGGGGAGATAAGCTGCCCGACAAAGTACTTCGAGGACGCCTCGTCGATAAACTTCAGGAGAAGCGTCATATACGGCTTCGGTGTCCTTGGCACAGCCCTGAAATACAAGCTCCAGAAAATGGGGCTAAAAAACTATCCTATCTTCGCGCGCGCCGGCAAAAAGCTATCCTCCGTCACAGGGCGCGCCGTTTAAAGTCTCATAATCTGGTCTAACCCCGTGCCTTTCGTTAAATGAAGAGATGGGAGATTTGGGTTCCCCTCTTTTATAAAGAGGGGTCTGGGGAGATTATTTCTGAAGGATTATAATCCCCCCTTTTTGAAGGGGGGATTATTCAGTTGTAATATTGTCAGTCAATGGCCGCAGCTTCCGCAGCTCCCGTCTCCGCTGCAGTCGTCATCGGCCACCCCTACGAAAAGGCCGCAGTCCGGGCATTCTTCCGATGAGCCCATGAGCGCGGCGCCGCAGGCGGGGCAGAGCCCTTTTTTAAGCCGTTCCTCGGCATCGGCTATCTCCGGGTTGGACCTCTTCCATAGCTCGTCGACCCTGGCGGCCGCGTCAACCGCTACTTCCCTGTCGACAAATACCCCGAAGCCGCCCTTGCAGGAGCTGGCAGGAGCGCGGAGCACCGTGACCTCAAAGCCGTCGCTCCGGAGGGCCCAGGCGAGTTCATTAGCCCTATCGTAAGTGCCTTCCTCCAGGCATACAAGGCCCTCGTTGCCCGGGGTTGCGGGGCGAGGCGAGGGGCCGCGCATCTCTTCCGGACTTACCAGCTCGGTATCGCACCTGTTGCAGACATTTACGTGCGCGAAGAACTCTGCCCCGCATTCAGGGCAAACCTTGGTCTCGTCATCCATAATAGATTTCCTTTATAATGTTGTTTTGGTGGCCTGAACGGTCAAAAGCGGCCTTGATTATACCATGAACTCGTGATACAAATAAACCTTGTCTTTTTTCCATTCGCCGGAGAGGTGGCCGAGAGGCTGAAGGCAGCTGCCTGCTAAGCAGTTGTAGGGATAAAACTCTACCGGGGGTTCGAATCCCCCCCTCTCCGCCAGTTTTAACTCATGTCCCAATACCTATCGAAGGCCAGACCCCATCTCCCGTTTTTAGCGCTCCTGATCGCACTATCCGTATACCTGGGATTAAAGACCCTGCCTTAGGAAGGGTGAGACGGCTGGAAAGAAGGCTCGGCGCAGACGTTGTTGACCCTTGAGCTTTCCCACTTGAGGATCCTTCATCGGGTCCGTTCCCCGTTCAAGAGTTTTGTCACAAACCCTCCGGGCCGGTTTGCGTTATAATATGGTTGTAAAGGGGGGAGAAGTCCATGAATGAGAAGAAAACCGAGAAGGCCGTCTTCGCCGCCGGCTGTTTCTGGGGGGTGGAGGAGACGTTCAGGAATGTAAAAGGCGTTATCTCGACAAGGGTCGGTTATACCGGCGGCTCGACAGAGGACCCTTCATATGAAGAGGTATGTACCGAATCAACAGGCCACGCTGAGGCGGTGGAGGTAACGTTCGACCCCGGGACCGTAAGCTACGGAGAGTTTCTTAATATTTTCTGGGACATACACGACCCTACGACGCTCGACAGGCAGGGGCCGGATATCGGAAGCCAGTACAGGTCGGCGATATTCTATATGAGCACAGAGCAGGAGAGGCTCGCCATGGGATCAAAGGAGAGGCTCGAGCAAAGCGGGATATACAGTGGGCCGATCGTGACGGAGATAGCCCCTGCAGGGGTCTTTTACCCGGCTGAGGAATACCATCAGAAGTATCTTAAGAAGAGGGGGCTTAAGTACTGCGGCTGATCGCGATAGAAGTCTAACAAAGGGCGGCGGATGCCGCCCTTTGTTTTTTAAACCCAGCTTCGATCTTCTACTTATATATGAGCTTTAGCGTAAGGATTATGAGCGAGAATACCAGCGAAATTGAGTTGGCTACGACGACCGGCAGCGAACCTATCTTTATGCCGTAGACTATCCAGATAAAGATGCCGACGGATAACAGCAGGAACATGACGAGTGAAACGTCCT
It includes:
- a CDS encoding peptide-methionine (S)-S-oxide reductase gives rise to the protein MNEKKTEKAVFAAGCFWGVEETFRNVKGVISTRVGYTGGSTEDPSYEEVCTESTGHAEAVEVTFDPGTVSYGEFLNIFWDIHDPTTLDRQGPDIGSQYRSAIFYMSTEQERLAMGSKERLEQSGIYSGPIVTEIAPAGVFYPAEEYHQKYLKKRGLKYCG
- a CDS encoding amylo-alpha-1,6-glucosidase, translated to MAAVSRIKDSFFIVATSTVIDPLRLIQKDGDIFGIYDRFGDILPLGKGEQGLYYKGTRFLSHYELRVNGQRPLFLSSNTDDENLLMTVDLTNPDIYSGTELLLRRDSIHIMRSRFLSCGRLMEHIRVKNFGGEQASFTLEIGADSDFEDIFEVRGLKRIRRGALQEPEYGERGLRLSYDGLDGVRRTTAFTLTRAPDRMGDNTFDFRVDLKPEAVEDIFITAECVEGLSRHESGADFAGAFEEAKRASSARKRSNAGIQTSNEHFNISIKRSLADINMMLTETPHGVYPYGGIPWYCTPFGRDGIITAIECLWIKPELARGVLKYLASMQATVLDKKKAAEPGKIMHETRQGEMAALDEIPFSLYYGSVDATPLFVVLAGVYWRRTGDTALIKKIWKNIEAALVWMDRYGDVDGDGFLEYVPHAKGLRNQGWKDSQDSVFHKDGALAEGPIALCEVQAYLYAAKREASALARLVGKDALSERLKREADEVRRRFNELFWDEELSTFVLALDGDKKPCRVVASNAGHALFAGIADIDKAHRVAETLLSDPLFSGWGIRTIGAKEKRYNPMSYHNGSVWPHDNALVAFGLATYGFTGHFNKVFSGIFDAALSTELQRLPELFCGFHRRDGVAPTQYPVACSPQTWASGALLLMLQASLGIYFEADKKMVIFKEPVLPQFLTSVYLKNLMVAGRKGVDILISRYGEDVTVEALKKPDDVHILIIK
- a CDS encoding peptide-methionine (R)-S-oxide reductase — protein: MEKVKKTEQEWKKVLTPEQYNVTRKQGTERPFSGEYVHTKDKGVYACVNCGQELFSSDAKYESGTGWPSFREPAGPEKVSAKEDRSLFTERTEVLCSRCEAHLGHVFDDGSPPTGKRYCINSVALKLVKK
- a CDS encoding glycosyl transferase family 2 is translated as MLHGKKVVVVLPAYHAEKTLVMTYKDIPMDVVDDVVLVDDCSADNTVAEARKLGIRNVVVHEKNKGYGGNQKTCYTKALALGADIVVMVHPDYQYAPKLITAMASMIASGEYDVVLGSRVLGTGALKGGMPVYKYISNRFLTLAENLLLGEKISEYHTGYRAFSRQVLETLPLNENSDDFVFDNQMLAQSVWFGFRIGEISCPTKYFEDASSINFRRSVIYGFGVLGTALKYKLQKMGLKNYPIFARAGKKLSSVTGRAV